A segment of the Brevundimonas sp. M20 genome:
TTCGACCGCCTGTACGCCACCAGCTCGAACGGCAACGATACGCCGGAATCCGCCTGCCGCCCGTTCGAAGCCAGCCGCGACGGCATGGTGACAGGCGAAGGCGCGGGCTTCCTGATCCTTGAGGAGCGGGAGCACGCGCTGGCGCGCGGCGCGACCATTCTGGCCGAGGTGACGGGCTTCGCCACCAACGCCGACGGCGCCCACATCTCGCACCCGGCGCGGGAGACCCAGGAACGGGTCATGCGTCAGGCCATGGAAATGGCCGGGATCGGCGTCAGCGACATCGCCTTCATCAGCGGGCACGGCACCGCGACCGTCGCGGGCGACGTGGTCGAGAGCCAGGCCACCCAGGCGGTCTATGGCAAGGACGTGCCTTTCCACACCCTGAAGGGCCATTTCGGTCACTCGCTGGGGGCCTGTGGCGGCATCGAGGCCTGGCTGGGCGTGGAGATGCTGCGGACGGGGTGGATCTCGCCCATCGCCAACTTCCACGAGCACGACCCGCGTTGCGCCGAACTGGACTACGTCGGCGTGGGCGGACGCGTGATCGACGGGGACTACTTCGTGTCCAACAACTTCGCCTTCGGCGGCATCAACACCTCGCTGGTGTTCAAGCGGGCCTGACCTCAGCCCGGACCGGCATCAGGCCAGATCGCCGACGTCGCCCTGTGAGGCCGGCGACCCGTTCAGCTTGAACACAAACGACAGCCCGCCCGTCGACGGGTAGTGGCGCAGCTCCAGCACCACGACGTCGCCGGGCGCCAGCACGCGGCGGAATTTCAGCCGCGAGATGGTCGCGCTGGACGGCCAGCCGCCCCATACCCGCTCGGCCAGCAGCACGGCCAGATGAGCCTGTGACACGCCCGGCAGGATGGGCTGGCCGGGGAAATGGCCGTCGAAATAGATCAGCTCGGGGACGAGGGTGAAGGCGATCTCCGCCGTCGTCTCGCCGGTGCGCCGGATATCCAGATCAAGCACGTCCAGCGGACTGGAAGCAGTCGGGGTCATGGGCGGCTCCCCTGCGGCGCGCCGAACAGGGCGCTGAGCGTGGACAGGATACGCTTGCCCTGGCTGTTGGTCTCGATGCGGTCAACGAAGCGCCAGTATTTCGGGCGTTCGGCGCTCTCCAGCAGGGGAGAGACAGCGGCGCGCAGGCGGCGGGACAGGCGGAATGTCCCCTCCTCCGCCAGCACGGCCTGACCGGCGAGGGTCAGCTCGACCACCGCGCCCAGCGCGCCCTTGTGATCCGACAGCGAAAGGGCGGCGACGGCCGCGATCTCTGGCAGTCGGCCCAGCATGTCCTCGACCCGGGCCAGCGAGACCCGCTTGCCGTCGATCTTCACGATCCGGTCACCGCGCGGCTTCAAACGAAAGCGGCCGTCGGGCTGCTGGTCGATGACGTCGCCCGTCCGCTCGGGCCCGTCGTCCTGCAGATAGGGCGAGCGGACGATCAGGGCCTGCGTCTCATCCGCGGTGATCGAGACGTCCGGGAATGGGGTCCAGAGGGCATCAGGCGCGGTCTGACGGCGCCAGGCGAGGCCGCCCGTCTCGGTCGAGCCGAGCACCTCGGTGGCCGGGCGACCGAAGACCGTCACGCACTCAGCCGCCGCATCGGTCGGCAGGAGCTGGCCGGAGGAAAAGATCAGACCGGGCGTCGGCTGGTACATCTCCACGCGCGGCGACAGACGGGTCAAATGGGCCGGGCTTGAGACCAGCGTGCCCCCCCCGAAACGGCCTTCGAGGTTCTCCCAATAGACGGCGGGAGCGTCGTCGCTGACCCGACCGGACATGATCGGCCAGACCACGCGGAAGAGGAAGCCGTAGAAATGTTGATGGGAGACGGTCGAAATGACCGGCCCCGCCTCCGCGCCCCAAAGGTTGTCCAGAGCTCGCGCCTCGACCTCAAGCCGGGACAGGTTCTTGCGGACACGCTTGGGCGCGCCCGAGGAGCCCGAGGTGAAGAAATCGATGACCGGGTCCGTGACGGCGTCAGCCAGCGCGGCGACATCGCCATCCAGCAGACCCCCGAAAAGGTCGTCGGTGATCAGGGCCTCGGGCGGACAGCCGATCTCGGCCAGATACTCCGGCTGGGCGTGGGCGGGCATGGCGATCATCCGCCCGGCCGCGGCGGCGGCGAGAAGACTGGCGGTCAGGTGCGCGGCGGACGCCACGCTGAGGAAGACCGTGTCGCGCGTGGCCTGTACACGCGGCAGAAGGGCGGCGGCCAGACGTCGGACGTCGCCCGCCGTCACGACCTCGCCGTCGCGCTGGAACAGCGGACGGGCGGCGTCGGTCTGGATCAGGGTCTGGATAAGGCCGTTCATCGTGCTTCCATGGCGCGCCGGGCTAAGGGACGCACCACCAGCTCGCCGACGATCAGGACACCGATCAGCCCATAGGAGACGCCGGCGTTGTAGAGGGTCCAGACATGCCAGTCGGCCCAGATGGCGGTCCAGACCGCGACGGCGCCGTTCAGAACGAAGAAGCCGGTCCAGATCATGGTGACCACGCGGGTGTAGGCGACTCCGCTGGGCGGCAGGTCCGGATCGGTCATCCGCGCGAACCGCTCGATCATGCTGGGACCGCGCAGAAGCGTCTGACCGAAGGCGAGGAACATCGCCGCGTTCATGAAGGCCGGATAGAGCCGGACCGACAGCTCGCGATCAAACAGGGCCACCGTCACCAGCCCCCCCGCCGCCAGCAACAGCCCCAAGGTCAGGGCTCCGGGCGTGCGACGGGCGCGGTCAGACAGGGTGCGCAGAAGCAGGAAGGCCAGCAGCCCGCCGACCACCCATCCGGGTCCGACGGTGCGCACCGCGATCGCGGCGACGACAGGGTAGAGTACCGAGGTTGCGACTAGCAGAACCGCCGGTACATCAACCTTGGGCATGCTTCTTCTGGGCGAGGTTCAGCACGTCGTCGATCGTGCGGATGCCGCGGAACTCGTCCGGTTCGATCTTGCGGCCGGTGATTTCCTTCAGCTGGACCATCAGATCGATCGCGTCGATCGAGTCGAGGTTGAGCTGCTCCACCAGATCGGCTTCGGGCGTGATCAGGTCACGGGGCACGTCGAAGGCGGAGACGAGATACTCCTTGATCTCGGAATAGATGGTCTCACGTTCCATGACGGCGCTCATTGCTTCAGGGCCTTCTGCTGGGCCACGAAGGCGATCAGGGCGTTGATCGTCTGGAAGTGGCTGTGCAGTTGCTTGTCATCAACATCGATCTTGATGTCGAACTTCTTCTGCAGCGCGACCCCGATCTCCAGCGCGTCGATGGAATCGAGCGCCAGACCGGTATTGCCGAACAGATCCTCGTCGGCGCCGATGTCATCCGGGGTGATGTCCTCGAGGTTCAGGACCTCGATGATCGCGGATTTCATCTCGAATTCGGTGGGTGTCGTCATGCGGCAAGCAGTTCTTCTATTCGGCGCTCCACCTGCATGCACAGGCTCCTGGCGGCGATGGCGGATTGAATGGATTGGTCCGGAACGTCAATATGTTCATGGACCTGGATGACCCAGTGAGCGCGCCGACTGGGGACTTTGTACCACGGCTCGCCCTTCAGCAGGGTCGGCGGACTGCAGGTGATGGTGACCAGTCGGACCGGCGCCTGTGAGCGGTGGGCGATATAGGCGAAGCCCCGCTGGTACTTCGGCTTGACGCCCGGCGGCGTGCGCGAACCCTCGGGGAAGATGACCAGATTGTTCCCGGCCTCCAGCGCCGCGACACAGTCCTCGATCAGCCGCTCGGGATCGTTCTCGTTGGGAATATAGTTGGCCGCCGTCACCACGCCGCGCATGAACGGATTGCGCCAGACCCCCGCCTTCACCACGCATTGGGTCCGCTCCATCAGCGACATGATGAAGACGATGTCGAGCAGGGAGGGGTGGTTGGCGATGACCAGTGTGCCCCGGTCATTCCGCAGCAGCTCGGCGCCGTGAACCTCGTAGGAAACGGCCCCGAGGAAGACCATGATCCGCACATAGGTGCGCCAGACGCGGTGTACGGTCTGCTGGGCGATGCGGGTCCGCTGCTCCCGATCGCGGACAAGCAGGTTGATCAGCGGGAAGACCACGATGGCGAGGAACAGCCCCCCCAGCCCGAACAGGGCGAAGGACGTGCCCGTCGCGATCAGCAGCCAGAATCTTGCGAGCGCCTTCATGCCGCCAGCGCGTCCAGTCGCGGCGGCGAGAAGGTCAGACGCGTCTGTCCGGCCCTCAGGGCGTTGACCACCGCCAGTGCGCCGGTGCGCCCGGGGGTGACCACGACGCCCTCCCCGCCGTCACCCACCAGGGCGAGGGTCATGGCGATGAACACGCCGGGGGTGGCCTCATCCAGATCGGCGTAGAGGCCCGAAAGGCGCTCGTCGGCGTGCACCAGAACGATGGAGGAGGCCTCCCCGGTCGTCAGCTGGGCCCAGGCCTCGACCAGACCGGCCGACAGGGTCGCCGTATCGCCGCCGATGGAAATCTGATCGCCCGGACCTTCAATGGACAGGCTCAGCGCGCCCAGCGGGGCGTTATGGACCGACAGGCCGAACAGGGACGGCGACAGCAACTCGTTCCGCGCGATGTCGCTGAGCAGGGTCACGGTGCTGTCGAGATCGCCGTTGGGGCTGGACAGCACTACCGGCGTTCCGGGCCGATCGCGCAGCAGCGGCAGGGCGCATTGAAGGACATTGCGGGTGAAGGCAGGCAGGCGGCGGCGTTGCTGCACAGGGATGGCGGAGGCGTCCTCAGCCACGCCAAAACGCTCATCGCTCTCTGAAGAGAGGATGGCGCCCCATGCGGTCACACCCAACGCTAGCACTGTCCCACATCCCCCGACGTTCACCTTGCAACCTATATGGCTGCACGGGGCAGTTCAATATAATCCGGGGTAATGCAGCGCACCCATCGATCCCTGACGGCGAGCTATGCTGTTCGATTTATAGCAAAGTTTCCCCGCGACGCCCGCGTGCCGCGCCCGATCCAGAGCGAAGCGGCGGCGAGCCTGCTGGCCGAATTGAGGGCTGGAACCGGACTGTTCGAAGGTCCGTCGTCCAGGGCGCACAGCCGGAACGGGATCGCCGTGGCCGCGACGCCGGAAGGCCGGATCGGCATCGACATCGAGCATCGTCTTCCAACGCGGCCGATCCGGGACATCGCCCGGCTGCTGATGGACGCCACGCCGACGGACGACGACGCCGCCTGGCGGGTGTTCACCTTCCACGAAGCCTACTTCAAGGCGTTCGGCGAGATGGCGGGCCCAGCGCGACTGCGCGCTGTGGCGGGCACGACAACCCCGACCTACCGCACGACGGAGGGGCTGAACGTCCTGCATGAGACTGTCGACGGAGATTTCGCCCTGACGCTGGTCTGGGACGGCCCCGTTGAAGCGGTCCGACTACCGGGCGAAGACTGAAACCCACAGCTTGCGGATCAGGCGGAACGGGGCCTGCAACGCCAGCCGGGTGTGCATCTTCGATATCCGCACATTGTCGGCCAGCATCTCGAAATTGGAGACGTTGTCCGGCGGATAGATGACCTTGGTCGGCAGGTTCACCACGGGCGTCCCGCGCCAATGCATGTGCACGGCCATTTCGGTGTCGAAATCCATGCGCGAGCCGATTCTGGTCCCCGCGATGACCTCGGCCACCTTGGGCAGCGGGTAGAGGCGGAAGCCGCACATCGAGTCGGCGATGGCCAGCGAAGCGGTCTCGATCCACACCCAGACGTGGGTGATCCATCGACCGATCTTGCGCGCCCTGGGCACGCTTTCGTCATAGACCGCCTGACCGCAAATCAGGGCCTCGGGCCGCTGCCGCGAGGCCTCGATGAAGCGGTGGACGTCCTCGATGTCATGCTGACCGTCGGCGTCGATCTGGAGGGCGTGGGTGAAGCCCTGGGCGATGGCTTCGCGGAAGCCCGTCAGGACCGCCACGCCCTTGCCCGCATTGACGTCCAGCCGCAGGACCTGAACGCCGTTGGAGGGATCATGCAGGGCGGCGATTTCAGAGCGCACGGGCTCCGTATTGCCGTCGTCAACAATCAGGACGTGGTCGCAAAGCTCAACCAGCCGTCGCGACAGACGCGGCAGCTGGCTGACATGGCGATAACTCGGAACAACGGCGCACAAGCGCATACTGTGCGCCGCCTGAAATCAGCGAAGGCTGACCATGTCGCCCTTCAGGGCGACGCCGGCCATCAGGAAGCCCGCCGAGCACTTGTACTGGGTGCGGCTGGACCATTCGACATTGTCCCAGTTGGACCGGACGTTGATGACGGCGTTGCCGCCGTTGGCCAGGGTCTGGTTCTTCAGGCGGATCAGGGCCGACAGCATGACCCACTGGCAGGATTCCTCGGCCGAGCGGCCGAAGCGGCGGCTGCGTTGCGAGGTGGTGGCGTCAGCCTCGATGCGGCGCGCGACACGGGGGTGCGGCGCGTCGCCGAAATAGAAGGTCACGCCTTCCAGTTGCGAAGCGTATTCGGGACGCTCCAGCACATTGGCGATTTCGTGGATGGTGACCTCGTCAGCCGGGGCGGCCGCCATCGGCGTCGTCGGGGCCGCCAGAAGAGCAGCGGAAAGGACCACACCAGTCACAAGGATGCCGGGCTTCATCGATTCTCTCCTGTCAGAGCGCCGTTCGTTCGCGACTTTCTGGCACGGGCAGACGGGCGCGGCAACCTTGCCGGGCAAAGCTTCCGGGGGGCGGAATTCAATCGGCGGGCCTCCCCTTGCAACCCCCGGATTCTTGAATAACCTCACGGAATCCCGGCCTTCGACGGCGCTTGCGTCGCGACCTTCAGGCGTCCGTCCATATCCTCGGCAGGGCGCGCCCGGTCCGGGACCGCTACAATAAGGTGAGAACCATGTTCGTCCGCACTTGCGCCCTGCTGACCTGCACCGCCGCCCTCGCCCTCGCGGGACAGGCCCGGGCCCAGACCGCGCCGGAATTCCGGCTGGTCGACGAGGTTCGCTTCGCCGTGCTTCAGCACGACACCGGCGTGATCGGCGAGAACCGGGAGGACGGTGTCGATCTGGGTGTTGAAGTCCTGTCCACGCCCATCGAAGCCTTGCGTCTGATCGGTTCACCGAAGGTCGTGGCCGGCGCGCTGGTGAACACCGACGGCTACACCAACCAGATCTATCTCGGCCTGCAGGCCGAACGGACCCTGGCATCCCAGGTCTTCAGCCCGAACGACGCCATCTATCTGGAAGGCATGGTCGGCGCCGCCTGGCACGACGGCAAGCTGGACGTCAGCGGCACGCCGCTGGAGGACGAATGGAAATCGCACGGCAGCCGTGTGGTGTTCCGCACCGGTTTCGGCGTCGGCTATCGCTTCAATGAAAAATGGTCGCTGACGGCCACCTTCCACCACATCTCGAACGCCGACACCTCGCTGCCGAACGAAGGCTCGAACGACATCGGCCTGCGTCTGGGCATGAAGCTCTGATCAGCGAAAGGCCGCACCGGCGCCCGGGCGTCGGTGCGGCCTGATCAGCCTAGAATTTGCGGCTGACACCGACCGAGACGACCCACGGATCAAGGTCGACGTCGCTGTGCAGGGCGCCGTTGTTCACGTCGGCGTCCGTGTTGAACCAGATCTTCTTCACATCGACGTTGACGCTCCACGGCCCCTGAATGCCGATGTCCGCGCCCGCCTGCAGCGCGTAGCCGAAGCCGTCATCCAGATCGACGGTGAAGCCGTTCTTGTCGTCGCCGCTGTAGAACAGCATGTAGTTCACGCCCGCGCCGACGTAGGGGCTGACACGCCCGCCGCTCAGGGGGCGGTATTGCAGGGTGACCACCGGCGGCAGCACCCAGGTCTCATGCACGGCGACATCGGTCCCGCCGCCCTGGGCGCGGATCTCATGCTGCGTCGTGCCGAGGATGCCCTCGATCGCGAAATGGTCGGTCAGGAAGTAGGTGAAGCCGAGGGTCGGCATGACACTGTCGCCCACATCGACATGCAGGCCGCTGTCGGCGCCGGCGCTGGTCAGGATGGCGTTGTCCGCGCCCGAGAAGACGTCGGTGACACGGCCGGTGACCAGCCAGTCGCCCTTGCGCGGGGCCTCCCAGGTGTTGGCGGTCTGGGCCATCGCCGGAGCGGCGAAGGCGGTCGCCGCGGCGGCGGCGGCGGCGAGGATCAGGGTCCTGAAGTTCATCTCTTTCATCCCCGACGCCCGGGGTCGCCTCATGCGGCCGGTTGCGAGCGTCTTGGAAGAGTGATGCGCGCCTATGCCGAACACGGCATTGATCCAGCGCAAACCCCTGTCTGGCCGGGCAATTTATCCGGTCAGACGACGCGGGCGTGCCGCTGCTGGATGCGGGCCGCATCCGGGTCGAAGGCAGCGCAGACAGCCCTTACGAAGGGTCGTCCAGGAGGGGTCACGTCCACCCTGCCCTCATCGACCCGAACCAGGCCGTCGCGCTGGAACCGGCGGAGGGCCGGC
Coding sequences within it:
- a CDS encoding beta-ketoacyl-ACP synthase, which produces MTRRVVVTGMAGVTALGGEWAEIERRMRAGETGTRRIADWERLTDLTCKVGAPASWFVHEGRYHRQKSRSMGRVGIMAVDSVERALAQAGLTDDPVLKTGRTGVACGSSFGSTDPIRDFVHFLETGKAGGLNATSYIRMMAHTAAVNISVFFGLTGRVITTSSACTSGSQGVGYGYETILHNQADIMIVGGTEEFCPSMAMVFDRLYATSSNGNDTPESACRPFEASRDGMVTGEGAGFLILEEREHALARGATILAEVTGFATNADGAHISHPARETQERVMRQAMEMAGIGVSDIAFISGHGTATVAGDVVESQATQAVYGKDVPFHTLKGHFGHSLGACGGIEAWLGVEMLRTGWISPIANFHEHDPRCAELDYVGVGGRVIDGDYFVSNNFAFGGINTSLVFKRA
- a CDS encoding acyl-CoA synthetase — encoded protein: MTPTASSPLDVLDLDIRRTGETTAEIAFTLVPELIYFDGHFPGQPILPGVSQAHLAVLLAERVWGGWPSSATISRLKFRRVLAPGDVVVLELRHYPSTGGLSFVFKLNGSPASQGDVGDLA
- a CDS encoding acyl carrier protein → MSAVMERETIYSEIKEYLVSAFDVPRDLITPEADLVEQLNLDSIDAIDLMVQLKEITGRKIEPDEFRGIRTIDDVLNLAQKKHAQG
- a CDS encoding phosphopantetheine-binding protein — encoded protein: MTTPTEFEMKSAIIEVLNLEDITPDDIGADEDLFGNTGLALDSIDALEIGVALQKKFDIKIDVDDKQLHSHFQTINALIAFVAQQKALKQ
- a CDS encoding 1-acyl-sn-glycerol-3-phosphate acyltransferase, translating into MKALARFWLLIATGTSFALFGLGGLFLAIVVFPLINLLVRDREQRTRIAQQTVHRVWRTYVRIMVFLGAVSYEVHGAELLRNDRGTLVIANHPSLLDIVFIMSLMERTQCVVKAGVWRNPFMRGVVTAANYIPNENDPERLIEDCVAALEAGNNLVIFPEGSRTPPGVKPKYQRGFAYIAHRSQAPVRLVTITCSPPTLLKGEPWYKVPSRRAHWVIQVHEHIDVPDQSIQSAIAARSLCMQVERRIEELLAA
- a CDS encoding beta-ketoacyl synthase chain length factor, translating into MAEDASAIPVQQRRRLPAFTRNVLQCALPLLRDRPGTPVVLSSPNGDLDSTVTLLSDIARNELLSPSLFGLSVHNAPLGALSLSIEGPGDQISIGGDTATLSAGLVEAWAQLTTGEASSIVLVHADERLSGLYADLDEATPGVFIAMTLALVGDGGEGVVVTPGRTGALAVVNALRAGQTRLTFSPPRLDALAA
- a CDS encoding glycosyltransferase family 2 protein, whose translation is MRLCAVVPSYRHVSQLPRLSRRLVELCDHVLIVDDGNTEPVRSEIAALHDPSNGVQVLRLDVNAGKGVAVLTGFREAIAQGFTHALQIDADGQHDIEDVHRFIEASRQRPEALICGQAVYDESVPRARKIGRWITHVWVWIETASLAIADSMCGFRLYPLPKVAEVIAGTRIGSRMDFDTEMAVHMHWRGTPVVNLPTKVIYPPDNVSNFEMLADNVRISKMHTRLALQAPFRLIRKLWVSVFAR
- a CDS encoding excinuclease ATPase subunit; the protein is MKPGILVTGVVLSAALLAAPTTPMAAAPADEVTIHEIANVLERPEYASQLEGVTFYFGDAPHPRVARRIEADATTSQRSRRFGRSAEESCQWVMLSALIRLKNQTLANGGNAVINVRSNWDNVEWSSRTQYKCSAGFLMAGVALKGDMVSLR
- a CDS encoding acyloxyacyl hydrolase encodes the protein MFVRTCALLTCTAALALAGQARAQTAPEFRLVDEVRFAVLQHDTGVIGENREDGVDLGVEVLSTPIEALRLIGSPKVVAGALVNTDGYTNQIYLGLQAERTLASQVFSPNDAIYLEGMVGAAWHDGKLDVSGTPLEDEWKSHGSRVVFRTGFGVGYRFNEKWSLTATFHHISNADTSLPNEGSNDIGLRLGMKL
- a CDS encoding OmpW family protein — encoded protein: MNFRTLILAAAAAAATAFAAPAMAQTANTWEAPRKGDWLVTGRVTDVFSGADNAILTSAGADSGLHVDVGDSVMPTLGFTYFLTDHFAIEGILGTTQHEIRAQGGGTDVAVHETWVLPPVVTLQYRPLSGGRVSPYVGAGVNYMLFYSGDDKNGFTVDLDDGFGYALQAGADIGIQGPWSVNVDVKKIWFNTDADVNNGALHSDVDLDPWVVSVGVSRKF